Proteins encoded by one window of Hylaeus volcanicus isolate JK05 chromosome 7, UHH_iyHylVolc1.0_haploid, whole genome shotgun sequence:
- the LOC128879411 gene encoding integrator complex subunit 12-like encodes MSQLDLDPQFMQGLHLLHSTNKDSAEQLRVLLDEAIKQKYGPSKMLSNVLHKKYMMEEPVLSDHSSSSSGKKSKSSGSSSKHSSKSSKNSSPVNLPTRDTPPDVIQTDNTLALEILEDDLTCVICKGMDVGARNRLVECSECHSLYHQECHVPHILDSQIDVPGLVWYCSNCSKSQVSKERSSPKTVIESKSKEPKKSNASGGNKVTPNIHIISADRRLKDMMKKAKQDKRSTSTAPSSKNSSSSTTTLSSTKSQEKSLLYKIKSGVE; translated from the exons ATGTCGCAGTTGGATTTAGATCCTCAATTTATGCAAGGTTTGCACCTTTTACATTCCACTAATAAAGACTCTGCGGAACAGCTACGCGTGCTCCTAGACGAAGCCATCAAGCAAAAATATGGACCGTCTAAAATGTTATCGAACGTATTACATAAAAAG TATATGATGGAGGAACCGGTGCTGAGCGAtcacagcagcagcagcagtgGTAAAAAGAGCAAAAGCTCCGGATCTTCTTCCAAACATTCGAGCAAGTCGAGTAAAAACAGTTCCCCTGTGAATCTACCGACGCGCGACACGCCGCCTGATGTTATACAGACTGATAACACGTTAGCATTAGAAATATTGGAGGATGACCTGACGTGCGTTATTTGCAAAGGAATGGACGTTGGCGCGAGGAACAGACTGGTAGAATGTTCGGAGTGCCATTCTTTGTACCATCAGGAATGTCACGTTCCGCATATTTTAGATTCTCAAATAGATGTTCCAGGATTGGTCTGGTATTGCTCGAATTGTTCAAAGTCTCAG GTCTCTAAAGAGAGGAGTTCACCAAAAACAGTGATAGAAAGCAAATCCAAGGAACCAAAGAAATCTAACGCGA gTGGCGGAAACAAAGTTACACcaaatattcatattataagCGCAGACAGAAGGTTAAAGGATATGATGAAGAAAGCAAAACAGGACAAACGAAGTACAAGTACTGCTCCGAGttcaaaaaattcttcgtCCAGTACAACAACGTTGTCTTCGACAAAATCTCAGGAGAAATCGCTACTGTACAAGATCAAGTCAGgcgtggaataa
- the LOC128879201 gene encoding eukaryotic translation initiation factor 3 subunit H, translating to MNSRTQTRRIPESEPRIDYVQCDGLVVMKMVKHCHEESMSNMDVAQGALLGLVVQNRLEITNCFPFPKNDEIMDEEEYQLAMMRRLRWVNVDHFHVGWYQSADVGNFLNLSLLESQYHYQTSIEESVVLIYDTAKSARGFLTLKAYRLTPQAIQMYKEGEFTPEALRTLKIGYESLFIEIPVVIKNSNLTNIMMSELEEMIPEEEGTKYLDLGTATVLENQLRCLMDRVDELNQEAMKFNRYQQLVVRQQQEKNRLLAKRAQENAARAAKDEPPLPDDDINKLMRPLPVPPRLNPMIVAGQINTYSEHISQFCAQSLAKLYITQSLQNAKESKSSH from the exons ATGAATTCGAGAACGCAGACAAGAAGAATTCCCGAATCGGAACCGCGTATAGATTACGTACAGTGCGATGGGCTGGTGGTTATGAAAATGGTGAAACATTGTCACGAAGAGTCTATGAGCAACATGGATGTTGCCCAAGGCGCCCTTCTCGGTTTGGTCGTTCAAAACCGCCTCGAAATCACGAATTGCTTCCCTTTTCCTAAGAACGACGAGATCATGGACGAAGAGGAATATCAACTGGCCATGATGCGTCGTCTTAGATG GGTCAACGTAGATCACTTCCACGTCGGGTGGTACCAGAGCGCAGACGTTGGAAACTTCTTAAATTTGTCGCTTTTGGAATCCCAGTATCACTATCAAACCTCCATCGAGGAATCGGTTGTGCTTATATACGACACGGCTAAGTCAGCCAGAGGTTTTCTGACGTTAAAGGCATACAGACTCACTCCGCAAGCTATACAAATGTACAAGGAAGGGGAATTCACTCCAGAAGCTTTACGTACTTTGAAGATCGGTTACGAGAGCCTCTTCATTGAAATACCAgttgtaataaaaaacagtAATTTGACTAATATAATGATGTCCGAATTGGAAGAAATGATTCCTGAAGAGGAAGGTACAAAATACTTAGACCTTGGAACAGCCACTGTTTTGGAGAACCAATTACGTTGCTTAATGGATCGCGTGGACGAATTGAATCAGGAAGCTATGAAGTTCAACAGGTATCAACAGTTAGTCGTTCGCCAACAACAAGAGAAGAACAGACTTTTAGCTAAAAGGGCCCAAGAAAATGCTGCCAGGGCCGCCAAAGACGAGCCTCCACTGCCAGACGACGATATCAATAAACTCATGAGACCCTTGCCTGTTCCACCAAGACTGAATCCAATGATCGTAGCTGGTCAAATTAATACGTACAGCGAGCACATTTCGCAATTCTGCGCTCAGAGTTTAGCAAAATTATATATCACTCAAAGTCTTCAAAATGCGAAAGAGTCAAAATCTTCGCATTGA
- the LOC128879199 gene encoding sorting nexin-9: MEGHQVWALYDFTGESGTAELSIKAGEVLTVMRDNVGDGWYEGVNQDGKSGLFPAAYVKAVTNEASVSNAMTSSQQSSGDYWDDDWDDDSEVSQTQAYVPPQQQHMIQLTQQHSTTDYGDSVSMQAIHSVIPERPIPNIPKKNNKFSTLIKSGEDSYLLGTRITNVPESEKVYIEEFDGRRCRWVYRGDPYKCIITSPKKESKLKGLKSFIVYQLTPTFNNIQVSRRYKHFDWLHERLEEKYCFIPIPPLPDKQIAGRYEEQFIEHRRTQLQEFVDYVCRHPVLARSRVWEHFMTCTDEKRWKAGKRLAEKDELLGVNYFNAVQCPDIPLDAIKVEIQIDAYSRFISGLDPVVKNFMAMAVDQTKKNQVLYKREFQKIGQSFISLSHALEGDDKSRGGLTYALKITGDAYNDIGKLYEEQPKFDWEPLADKFHIYRGIISNFPDVISIHKTAVQKRRDCERLVSEHKMEPQQMRELSQRTDVIARALLAEETHFQREQEVHITQAMKNHLAEQITFYQKIVDKLREALNSYED, from the exons ATGGAGGGCCACCAG GTATGGGCGTTGTACGACTTCACAGGGGAGTCAGGCACAGCTGAATTGTCTATTAAAGCAGGAGAAGTCTTGACTGTCATGAGAGATAACGTGGGTGACGGATGGTACGAAGGTGTCAATCAGGATGGAAAGTCTGGGTTGTTTCCAGCAGCTTACGTTAAGGCTGTTACCAACGAGGCATCCGTTTCAA ATGCCATGACGTCATCCCAGCAGAGCTCTGGAGACTACTGGGACGACGATTGGGACGACGACTCCGAAGTTAGTCAAACCCAGGCGTACGTTCCTCCTCAACAACAGCATATGATACAATTAACGCAACAACACAGTACCACCGACTACGGGGATTCAGTTTCCATGCAAGCTATCCATTCTGTGATACCCGAAAGGCCTATACCGAATATACCAAAGAAgaacaataaattttctacGTTGATAAAGTCTGGAGAGGATAGTTATTTATTAGGGACGAGAATAACGAATGTTCCCGAAAGCGAGAAAGTGTATATCGAGGAATTCGATGGAAGACGTTGTAGATGGGTTTACAGAGGAGATCCTTACAAGTGTATAATCACGTCTCCCAAAAAGGAGTCTAAACTTAAGGGACTTAAAAGTTTTATAGTTTATCAACTCACGCCTACg TTTAACAACATTCAAGTTTCGAGGAGATACAAGCACTTCGATTGGCTGCACGAACGTCTGGAagagaaatattgtttcattcCTATACCTCCGTTGCCAGATAAACAAATAGCGGGAAGATACGAGGAGCAGTTTATCGAACACCGACGTACACAGCTGCAGGAGTTCGTTGATTACGTTTGTAGGCATCCTGTGTTGGCGCGCAGTCGTGTCTGGGAACATTTCATGACGTGTACGGACGAGAAGAGGTGGAAAGCCGGAAAAAGGCTAGCCGAGAAGGACGAATTGCTAggtgtaaattatttcaatgccGTACAGTGTCCCGATATTCCTTTGGATGCTATCAAAGTGGAGATTCAAATAGACGCTTACAGTAGATTCATAAGTGGGCTGGATCCGGTAGTCAAGAACTTCATGGCCATGGCTGTGGACCAAACGAAGAAAAACCAAGTCTTGTACAAgagagaatttcaaaaaattggtCAATCGTTCATCTCGTTGAGCCACGCTTTGGAAGGCGACGataaaagtcggggaggattGACTTACGCGCTGAAAATAACCGGCGACGCTTACAACGACATAGGAAAATTATATGAGGAACAGCCCAAGTTCGATTGGGAACCTCTTGCTGATAAGTTCCATATTTATAGAGGAATTATCAGCAATTTCCCAGATGTTATCAGTATACATAAG ACTGCTGTACAGAAACGCAGAGATTGCGAGAGGCTAGTAAGCGAGCACAAAATGGAGCCGCAGCAAATGCGAGAGCTTTCTCAACGAACGGACGTGATAGCGCGAGCCCTTCTTGCCGAGGAAACGCACTTTCAGAGAGAACAAGAGGTCCATATAACTCAAGCTATGAAAAACCACCTTGCGGAGCAAATTACGTTTTATCAGAAGATCGTGGACAAATTACGAGAAGCGTTAAACTCGTACGAAGATTGA
- the LOC128879200 gene encoding calcium/calmodulin-dependent protein kinase type 1 isoform X1 yields the protein MPLFGKKDSNKKIKKDGKDDKSPSVEDKYVLKELLGTGAFSEVRLAESKDRPNQMFAVKIIDKKALKGKEDSLENEIKVLRRLTHPNIVQLLETFEDKHKVYLIMELVTGGELFDRIVEKGSYTEKDASYLIRQVLEAVDYMHEQGVVHRDLKPENLLYYSPDEDSKIMISDFGLSKMEDSGIMATACGTPGYVAPEVLAQKPYGKAVDVWSIGVISYILLCGYPPFYDENDANLFAQILKGEFEFDSPYWDDISDSAKDFIHKLMCVNVEERFTCKQALAHPWISGNAASNKNIHGSVGKSSSSLMVAASLPRSHGDTSNATAGAQQRPATAGSRINRPLQRQPHAIPRSIAIQPQSPTQISGASNQSQMKETVDPPLPVPSSLASNPLPIPVAPNSPLYLRNKRFKLWGSTRTALSTLFQTNVSYLRKQRKQKKS from the exons ATGCCGCTCTTCGGTAAAAAGGATTCGAACAAGAAGATCAAAAAGGATGGCAAAGACGACAAGTCGCCTTCCGTCGAAGACAAATACGTCCTTAAGGAACTCCTCGGAAC GGGTGCTTTCTCCGAGGTACGTCTGGCAGAAAGTAAGGACAGGCCCAATCAGATGTTCGCAGTGAAGATTATAGACAAAAAGGCActgaaaggaaaagaagactccttagaaaatgaaatcaaagTGTTGCGGAG GTTAACGCATCCGAATATTGTACAATTGTTGGAGACATTCGAAGACAaacataaagtttatttaattatggagtt GGTAACTGGCGGCGAACTGTTCGATAGAATCGTTGAAAAAGGTTCCTATACAGAAAAGGATGCTTCGTACTTGATAAGACAAGTCCTCGAAGCTGTGGACTACATGCACGAACAAGGCGTCGTGCATAGAGATCTCAAGCCTGaaaatcttttatattatagtcCAGACGAAGATAGTAAGATTATGATTAGCGATTTTGGTTTATCGAAAATGGAAGATTCTGGTATCATGGCAACTGCCTGCGGCACTCCAGGATACGttg CTCCAGAAGTTCTAGCGCAAAAGCCATACGGGAAGGCTGTGGATGTTTGGAGTATAGGAGTAATTTCTTACATTCTGTTGTGTGGTTATCCACCATTTTACGACGAGAACGATGCAAACCTATTTGCACAAATCTTAAAAG gtgaatttgaatttgattcGCCATACTGGGACGATATCAGTGACTCCGCTAAGGATTTCATTCACAAGTTGATGTGCGTCAATGTCGAAGAGCGCTTTACGTGCAAGCAAGCACTCGCACATCCCTG GATTTCGGGCAACGCAGCtagcaataaaaatatccacG GCTCCGTAGGAAAGTCTTCCTCTTCTCTCATGGTTGCAGCAAGCCTACCACGCAGCCACGGTGATACGTCAAATGCAACGGCTGGCGCTCAACAGCGGCCAGCAACAGCAGGGTCCAGGATCAACAGGCCCCTCCAGCGACAACCCCACGCCATACCCCGATCAATCGCAATCCAACCCCAGTCACCAACCCAGATCAGTGGAGCCTCAAACCAATCTCAAATGAAGGAAACCGTTGACCCGCCATTACCCGTACCGAGCTCGTTGGCCTCGAATCCCCTCCCAATTCCTGTCGCTCCGAATTCACCGTTATACTTGCGCAACAAACGCTTCAAGCTGTGGGGTAGCACACGCACCGCTCTGTCTACTCTCTTTCAAACGAACGTGTCGTACCTTAGAAAGCAAAGGAAGCAAAAGAAAAGCTGA
- the LOC128879200 gene encoding calcium/calmodulin-dependent protein kinase type 1 isoform X2, translating to MPLFGKKDSNKKIKKDGKDDKSPSVEDKYVLKELLGTGAFSEVRLAESKDRPNQMFAVKIIDKKALKGKEDSLENEIKVLRRLTHPNIVQLLETFEDKHKVYLIMELVTGGELFDRIVEKGSYTEKDASYLIRQVLEAVDYMHEQGVVHRDLKPENLLYYSPDEDSKIMISDFGLSKMEDSGIMATACGTPGYVAPEVLAQKPYGKAVDVWSIGVISYILLCGYPPFYDENDANLFAQILKGEFEFDSPYWDDISDSAKDFIHKLMCVNVEERFTCKQALAHPWISGNAASNKNIHGTVSEQLRKNFAKSRWKQAYHAATVIRQMQRLALNSGQQQQGPGSTGPSSDNPTPYPDQSQSNPSHQPRSVEPQTNLK from the exons ATGCCGCTCTTCGGTAAAAAGGATTCGAACAAGAAGATCAAAAAGGATGGCAAAGACGACAAGTCGCCTTCCGTCGAAGACAAATACGTCCTTAAGGAACTCCTCGGAAC GGGTGCTTTCTCCGAGGTACGTCTGGCAGAAAGTAAGGACAGGCCCAATCAGATGTTCGCAGTGAAGATTATAGACAAAAAGGCActgaaaggaaaagaagactccttagaaaatgaaatcaaagTGTTGCGGAG GTTAACGCATCCGAATATTGTACAATTGTTGGAGACATTCGAAGACAaacataaagtttatttaattatggagtt GGTAACTGGCGGCGAACTGTTCGATAGAATCGTTGAAAAAGGTTCCTATACAGAAAAGGATGCTTCGTACTTGATAAGACAAGTCCTCGAAGCTGTGGACTACATGCACGAACAAGGCGTCGTGCATAGAGATCTCAAGCCTGaaaatcttttatattatagtcCAGACGAAGATAGTAAGATTATGATTAGCGATTTTGGTTTATCGAAAATGGAAGATTCTGGTATCATGGCAACTGCCTGCGGCACTCCAGGATACGttg CTCCAGAAGTTCTAGCGCAAAAGCCATACGGGAAGGCTGTGGATGTTTGGAGTATAGGAGTAATTTCTTACATTCTGTTGTGTGGTTATCCACCATTTTACGACGAGAACGATGCAAACCTATTTGCACAAATCTTAAAAG gtgaatttgaatttgattcGCCATACTGGGACGATATCAGTGACTCCGCTAAGGATTTCATTCACAAGTTGATGTGCGTCAATGTCGAAGAGCGCTTTACGTGCAAGCAAGCACTCGCACATCCCTG GATTTCGGGCAACGCAGCtagcaataaaaatatccacGGTACGGTATCGGAACAACTTAGAAAGAATTTCGCCAAATCAAGGTGGAAG CAAGCCTACCACGCAGCCACGGTGATACGTCAAATGCAACGGCTGGCGCTCAACAGCGGCCAGCAACAGCAGGGTCCAGGATCAACAGGCCCCTCCAGCGACAACCCCACGCCATACCCCGATCAATCGCAATCCAACCCCAGTCACCAACCCAGATCAGTGGAGCCTCAAACCAATCTCAAATGA
- the LOC128879925 gene encoding jerky protein homolog-like, with protein MASSRKLQQVTYEQRLEIVQKLKEGATLDQLAAEYGLHKRTIQRYRQNAISIRQLSKSSNVLHSKRIRPPVYGDVDTLLYTWLSERRALGDMLTDKLLMEKAMELYEEVGGPLDFKASSGWLKIFKKRHNIRLVDMQGENADTNLLAAEKFQDELRNMLINKDIDEEDVYTIHGTSLLWKALPGRTLVHEGEEVKEGKIRKDRVTVAFCANATGTHKLPVLFIHKNANPRALKHCKHNLPVVYKYQKNAWINDDLLNDWYIHHFKPYVRQRQLQQNRAGKVLLLLNNCTGHIISEVAQEDYQFKQLFLPPNTVALIESTNQGILSKCKKLFRHKLLCQVLRHGNEVKQFYVDYDIKDCIDLIAEAWDAITATSIRHSWNKIMRRPFSDNTFQGQDSKAWMSEDFQQFGELIHVNDIMEWISECESEEERMEDENSDMEYNVAEEETDYLFSELTTWAKAQPEFIKLHANVLIDYHNQQ; from the coding sequence ATGGCTTCTTCGCGAAAACTACAACAGGTTACTTACGAGCAACGTTTAGAAATCGttcagaaattgaaagaaggTGCCACTCTCGATCAGCTCGCTGCCGAGTATGGTCTCCACAAGAGAACCATACAGCGTTATCGACAAAATGCGATATCGATTCGCCAATTGTCCAAGAGTTCGAATGTTCTGCATTCGAAAAGAATAAGGCCACCTGTGTACGGAGACGTCGACACTCTGTTGTACACCTGGCTTTCGGAGAGAAGAGCCTTGGGAGACATGTTGACCGATAAGCTTTTGATGGAGAAGGCAATGGAGCTGTACGAAGAAGTTGGCGGGCCATTAGACTTTAAGGCGAGCAGTGGTTGGCTGAAGATCTTCAAAAAGAGGCATAACATACGTCTTGTTGATATGCAAGGGGAGAATGCAGATACGAATCTATTAGCTGCTGAGAAATTTCAGGATGAATTGAGGAATATGTTGATTAATAAAGATATAGACGAAGAAGATGTCTATACTATCCATGGAACGAGTCTATTGTGGAAAGCCCTTCCGGGAAGAACATTGGTACACGAAGGAGAAGAAGTAAAAGAAGGAAAGATACGAAAAGATAGAGTCACAGTGGCATTCTGTGCCAATGCTACAGGTACGCACAAGTTGCCGGTCCTTTTTATACATAAGAATGCGAATCCCAGAGCTTTGAAACACTGCAAGCATAATTTACCAGTGGTATACAAGTACCAAAAGAATGCCTGGATCAATGATGATCTTTTAAATGATTGGTACATCCATCACTTCAAGCCCTACGTGAGACAGCGCCAACTGCAGCAAAATCGTGCAGGGAAAGTATTACTTTTGTTAAACAATTGCACAGGGCATATAATTTCAGAAGTAGCACAGGAAGATTATCaattcaaacaattatttctgcCACCTAATACGGTAGCCTTAATTGAATCGACGAACCAAGGTATACTCTCAAAATGCAAGAAGTTATTCCGGCATAAATTACTCTGTCAAGTACTGCGACACGGTAACGAAGTTAAACAGTTTTACGTTGACTATGACATAAAAGATTGTATAGATTTGATTGCCGAAGCATGGGATGCGATAACAGCAACGAGTATTAGGCATTCATGGAACAAAATTATGCGTCGACCCTTCTCAGATAACACCTTTCAAGGACAGGATTCGAAAGCCTGGATGTCAGAAGATTTCCAGCAATTCGGGGAATTAATTCACGTGAACGATATAATGGAATGGATCTCCGAATGTGAGAGCGAAGAGGAAAGAATGGAAGATGAAAATTCTGATATGGAATACAATGTTGCAGAAGAAGAAACCGATTATCTATTCAGCGAATTGACAACGTGGGCGAAAGCTCAGCCTGAGTTCATAAAATTACACGCAAACGTTTTAATAGATTATCACAACCAACAATAA
- the LOC128879812 gene encoding non-structural maintenance of chromosomes element 1 homolog — translation MSYTKQHKMLLQVIMHEGLLEESKAKQLVIELFNNDEISLVINQINKKLQPLNMLIKKAECEITGQVYWIYVDTVIDEVNRFQEEFSKAQLALLRNIFSEIITSNDGRIQSTTCLNLCSLPDVKLTKTNAEELLEDIVDRKWLIYKNGYYYMGVRSIAELMPYFKDSYGSNLRTCSLCKQVIFHGEKCSNCESKLHSNCLKRCAMVQNPVKCPNCNTVFPDFNSSE, via the exons atgagtTATACGAAACAACACAAGATGCTTCTACAAGTTATCATGCACGAAGGACTTTTGGAGGAAAGCAAGGCGAAACAATTagttattgaattattta ACAATGATGAAATATCGCTagtaataaatcaaataaacaaGAAGTTACAGCCGTTAAATATGTTAATCAAAAAAGCTGAATGTGAAATTACAGGTCAAGTATACTGGATTTATGTAGATACTGTAATAGATGAAGTTAACcg ATTTCAAGAGGAATTTTCGAAAGCACAGTTAGCCCTTCtaagaaacatattttcagaaattataaCATCAAATGATGGACGTATCCAAAGCACAACTTGTTTGAATTTATGTTCTTTGCCAGATGTTAAATTAACCAAAACAAATGCAGAGGAGCTTTTAGAAGACATAGTCGACAGAAAGTGGTTGATTTATAAG AATGGTTATTACTATATGGGTGTAAGAAGTATAGCAGAATTAATGCCATATTTTAAAGATTCTTATGGTAGTAACTTACGTACCTGTTCTCTCTGCAAGCAAGTTATTTTTCAT GGCGAAAAGTGTAGCAACTGTGAAAGTAAGTTACattcaaattgtttaaaacgGTGTGCCATGGTTCAAAACCCTGTGAAGTGTCCTAACTGTAATACAGTTTTTCCTGATTTTAATAGCTCTG aaTAA
- the LOC128879811 gene encoding coiled-coil domain-containing protein 174, producing the protein MNTSKKINVNFSSLVGLKAELLRKQTEVNQAKLRSEVNNPVPKVKKKPKKSKENATKESSDKSEYIEDVNTLKKSKLMLEAKARLYERIKKSKNNNENFLVDFTNKSDESEAESLPKDEEDINDETFGNEDDWVEYEDCFGRTRKCLIEDLPLMQEKDKLIKQQIISKKGIDLKANAEQNFVQEEKEPEIEIMRRKWEEQTAKLADKVNIHYQDVLFDEARAHGVGYFAFSQDEEQRAKQQENLSKLRKETEQKQKEIKELKELRAKMEQNRLKAARIRQRIRAGLPIEPEEEEEEVGEELKEKVNNESNVSTEIKEEDESTESQPKEEDKAVERENKIKALGELLGKRNRWYEMSQEEWVDKCRKIRATEFGPMYDNFKSAGYISSRYYPNSESSGTSLNDQSKEKLNETNVQDEIEDDTETNIDSYDIPLPPTLTGNHFNNEENNSRINSPQIIDTIAANNTQNQTIQARSIDEANIAAGLRYLREKFEESQNS; encoded by the coding sequence ATGAATACCAGCAAAAAGATAAACGTGAATTTTTCCTCACTGGTGGGTCTGAAAGCTGAACTCTTGAGAAAGCAAACCGAAGTAAACCAAGCAAAATTGAGGTCGGAAGTGAACAATCCTGTACCGAAGGTCAAGAAAAAGCCCAAAAAGAGTAAGGAAAACGCGACCAAGGAATCTTCCGATAAATCGGAGTATATAGAAGATGTCAATACTCTTAAGAAATCTAAACTAATGTTGGAAGCCAAAGCGAGACTAtatgaacgaataaaaaaatcgaagaataataatgaaaatttcctcgttgattttacgaataaatcgGACGAATCCGAGGCAGAATCATTGCCAAAAGATGAAGAGGATATAAACGACGAAACATTTGGAAACGAAGACGATTGGGTGGAATACGAAGATTGCTTCGGTCGTACGAggaaatgtttaatcgaagactTGCCTCTCATgcaggagaaagataaattaataaagcaaCAAATTATAAGTAAAAAAGGAATCGATCTAAAAGCTAATGCCGAACAGAACTTCGTGCAAGAGGAGAAGGAACccgaaatagaaattatgagAAGAAAGTGGGAAGAACAAACTGCAAAGTTGGCCGATAAAGTGAACATACATTATCAAGATGTATTATTTGACGAAGCCAGAGCTCACGGCGTTGGTTATTTTGCGTTTTCGCAAGACGAAGAACAAAGAGCTAAGCAACAAGAAAATTTGTCCAAGTTAAGGAAGGAAACAGAACAGAAACagaaggaaataaaagaacTGAAGGAATTACGGGCAAAAATGGAACAGAATAGATTGAAAGCAGCTAGAATTAGACAACGCATTAGAGCTGGATTGCCGATAGAaccagaagaagaagaagaagaagtaggAGAAGAacttaaggaaaaagttaacAACGAATCAAATGTATCGACTGAAATTAAAGAAGAGGATGAAAGCACTGAAAGCCAGCCTAAAGAAGAAGATAAAGCAgtggaaagagaaaataaaatcaaagcTTTAGGAGAACTTTTAGGCAAACGAAATCGTTGGTATGAAATGTCGCAAGAAGAATGGGTagataaatgtagaaaaatcaGAGCTACCGAATTTGGACCCATGTACGACAATTTTAAAAGCGCAGGTTACATTAGTTCCCGTTATTATCCGAATTCTGAAAGTAGCGGTACGTCCTTAAATGATCAAAGCAAGGAGAAGCTTAATGAAACAAACGTTCAGGATGAAATAGAAGACGATACTGAAACGAATATTGATTCTTATGATATACCGCTTCCTCCTACTTTAACAggaaatcattttaataacgaagaaaataatagtcGGATTAATTCTCCTCAAATAATTGATACTATTGCTGCTAATAATACGCAAAATCAAACGATACAAGCTAGAAGCATAGACGAAGCAAACATAGCGGCAGGTTTACGATATTTAAGAGagaaatttgaagaaagtcaaaactcttga
- the LOC128880256 gene encoding uncharacterized protein LOC128880256, protein MPPRKTARQAEEEAAEKIADPGDVLPPKRKKNVAKAAVKSDDERQIRLPRAAKSGKAQAEVQDAGKNPKTADKTIPKKSAPVMKANSKTKSVAAKKNKEAEVDVNEETGKEKVEAAKTTRTKAATKKAGMEADEDSKTKPKGKPKKASNKTTDGLDPPATKKRKQANTEPTVKESTSRGKSTRKKNETEANAKDEPAAASVKLAGRKTRGRKNDTSPEEEEVQNGDNENNENNVSESTESTQTSRKGKAAKKKEETAPQKKVAKPRGKAANRNNDNVATENDTSTAKEGKDVQKKAAKDNGSTPKKGRGKKLAVTDVNGENLENTFIKKGQSDSIDILASNNNLSKSSNEEDNKEDSDAEDVNHAKMQKSNDSFQIKTEENETNEISTSIHEEEN, encoded by the exons ATGCCACCCCGCAAGACAGCGAGACAAGCGGAGGAAGAGGCCGCGGAGAAGATCGCCGATCCCGGCGACGTGTTGCCtccgaaaagaaaaaaaaacgtggcGAAAGCCGCGGTTAAAAGCGACGACGAGAGGCAAATCAGATTGCCGAGAGCCGCGAAATCAGGGAAAGCTCAGGCCGAGGTCCAGGATGCGGGAAAGAATCCGAAAACAGCGGACAAAACGATACCGAAAAAGAGTGCACCGGTGATGAAGGCGAACTCAAAAACGAAATCCGTGGccgcgaagaaaaataaagaggCCGAGGTCGACGTGAACGAGGAAACTGGCAAAGAAAAGGTAGAAGCTGCGAAAACGACACGCACGAAAGCTGCGACGAAAAAGGCGGGAATGGAGGCCGACGAGGATT CCAAAACAAAGCCTAAAGGAAAGCCTAAAAAAGCCAGCAACAAAACCACAGACGGTTTGGACCCGCCAGCCACAAAGAAGAGGAAGCAAGCGAATACAGAACCAACGGTAAAGGAAAGCACATCCAGGGGAAAAtcgacgagaaagaaaaatgaaaccgaAGCTAACGCAAAAG ACGAGCCTGCTGCTGCATCCGTGAAACTCGCTGGAAGGAAGACGAGAGGTCGTAAAAACGACACCAGTCCCGAAGAGGAAGAAGTACAGAATGGGGATaacgaaaacaatgaaaataacgtATCTGAAAGTACAGAATCCACTCAGACGTCGAGAAAGGGAAAGGCTgcgaagaagaaggaggagACAGCGCCACAAAAGAAAGTAGCTAAGCCTCGTGGCAAAGCTGCTAATCGTAATAACGATAATGTTGCTACTGAAAACGATACGAGTACAGCAAAGGAAGGTAAAGATGTACAGAAGAAAGCAGCTAAGGATAACGGAAGTACGCCAAAGAAAGGACGAGGAAAGAAACTCGCGGTAACAGATGTGAACGGAGagaatttagaaaacacttttattaaaaagggACAGTCAGATTCAATCGATATATTAGCTAGTAATAACAATTTGTCGAAGTCGTCCAATGAAGAGGACAACAAAGAAGATTCTGACGCGGAAGACGTAAATCATGCGAAAATGCAAAAGTCCAATGACTCGTTTCAAATTAAGACAGAGGAAAATGAAACCAACGAGATAAGTACATCGATACACGAAGAAGAGAATTAA